A window of Corvus cornix cornix isolate S_Up_H32 chromosome 4, ASM73873v5, whole genome shotgun sequence contains these coding sequences:
- the LOC109144905 gene encoding BCL2/adenovirus E1B 19 kDa protein-interacting protein 3-like isoform X1: MGARGRHVTVSGGGCARSTRGAMAGAGDDGSWVELRCGPGCPEPEPAPSPFSCHADVERMLLEAQLETESGDGALLVLGSPAWDDDGTSHGSEQPGESEVLPAHSQPPAGCPHPRQWDVPEEAKWRQRRLTASLGWACTRCPRYLSPKEFAFVCSPQPVLWSLQGGAVGRKKRLFSSELLLLFIPSLLLSHLLTLGLGIYIGKRLAASSANPL, encoded by the exons ATGGGGGCTCGCGGGCGTCACGTGACTGTCagcggcgggggctgcgcgcGGAGCACCCGCGGGGCCATGGCGGGAGCCGGCGACGACG GCTCCTGGGTGGAGCTGCGGTGTGGCCCAGGCTGCCCTGAGCCCGAGCCGGCACCCTCGCCGTTCTCCTGCCACGCCGACGTGGAGCGGATGCTGCTGGAGGCCCAGCTGGAGACAGAGAGCGGTGACGG GGCCCTGCTCGTGCTGGGCTCCCCAGCCTGGGATGACGACGGAACCAGCCATGGGAGCGAGCAGCCGGGGGAGAGTGAGGTgctgcctgcccacagccagcccCCAGCGGGCTGCCCCCACCCCCGGCAG TGGGATGTGCCAGAGGAAGCCAAGTGGAGGCAGCGACGCCTGACAGCGTCCCTGGGCTGGGCCTGTACCCGCTGCCCTCGGTACCTGTCTCCAAA GGAATTTGCCTTTGTGTGCTCCCCCCAGCCAGTGCTGTGGAGCCTGCAGGGAGGTGCagtggggaggaagaagagacttttcagttcagagctgctgctgctcttcatcCCCTCACTCCTGCTCAGCCACCTGCTGACCCTGGGGCTGGG GATCTACATCGGGAAGCGCCTGGCAGCCTCCTCAGCCAACCCTCTGTGA
- the HTRA2 gene encoding serine protease HTRA2, mitochondrial isoform X2, which translates to MAAAARKVRIRWVPVPPGVQRWCRALTGTTELPPPPPPPPPPPPSHPPPPSAGGRALAAAVGAGAAALVVLWARERRRPPLSAAVPAPPPAPPPTSPRAAFNFIADVVEKTAPALVYVEIVGRHPFLGREVPISNGSGFLVSPDGLIVTNAHVVANRRRVRVKLASGEMYDAVVQDVDQVADIATIKIKPKHPLPPLPLGRSAEVRQGEFVVAMGSPFALQNTITSGIVSSAQRGSRELGLAATDMEYIQTDAAIDDGEVIGVNTMKVTSGISFAIPSDRLRKFLQKEEQRKSSWFGNAETKRRYIGVMMLTLTPSILAELKLRDPSFPDISYGVLIHKVIIGSPAHQAGLKAGDVVLEINGTASRRAEDVYEAVRTQQNLALLVRRGYDTLLVSVIPEVTE; encoded by the exons ATGGCGGCAGCGGCGCGGAAGGTGCGGATCCGGTGGGTCCCGGTGCCACCGGGTGTACAGCGCTGGTGCCGAGCGCTGACCGGTACCACTGAGCTGCCACcgccccctcctcctcctcctcctcctcctccttcgCATCCTCCGCCGCCCTCCGCCGGGGGCCGGGCTCTGGCGGCGGCGGTGGGagccggggcggcggcgctggTGGTGCTGTGGGCCCGGGAGCGCCGCCGGCCCCCGCTGAGCGCCGCcgtgcccgccccgccgcccgccccgccgcccaCCTCGCCCCGCGCCGCCTTCAACTTCATCGCCGACGTGGTGGAGAAAACGGCGCCTGCGCTGGTCTACGTGGAGATCGTGGGCAG GCACCCCTTCCTGGGCCGGGAGGTGCCCATCTCCAACGGTTCAGGCTTCCTGGTGTCCCCGGATGGGCTGATTGTCACCAACGCGCACGTGGTGGCGAACCGGCGGCGCGTGCGGGTGAAGCTGGCGAGCGGCGAGATGTACGACGCCGTGGTGCAGGACGTGGACCAGGTGGCGGACATCGCCACCATCAAGATCAAACCCAAG CACCCGCTGCCCCCGCTGCCGCTGGGCCGCTCGGCTGAGGTGCGGCAGGGCGAGTTCGTGGTGGCCATGGGCAGCCCCTTTGCTCTGCAGAACACCATCACCTCAGGCATCGTCAGCTCGGCGCAGCGCGGCAGCCGCGAGCTGGGCCTGGCCGCCACCGATATGGAGTACATCCAGACCGATGCCGCCATCGAC gatGGCGAGGTGATTGGTGTGAACACCATGAAGGTGACGTCGGGCATCTCCTTTGCCATCCCCTCCGACCGGCTGCGGAAGTTCCTGCAGAAGGAGGAGCAGCGCAAGA GCTCTTGGTTTGGCAATGCAGAGACGAAGCGCCGATACATCGGGGTGATGATGCTGACCCTTACTCCCAG CAtcctggcagagctgaagcTGCGTGACCCCAGCTTTCCTGACATCTCCTATGGCGTGCTGATCCACAAGGTGATCATCGGCTCCCCGGCACACCA ggcagggctgaagGCTGGGGACGTGGTGCTGGAGATCAACGGGACGGCGTCGCGGCGCGCCGAGGACGTGTACGAGGCGGTGCGGACACAGCAGAACCTGGCCCTGCTGGTTCGGCGTGGCTACGACACCCTGCTCGTGAGCGTCATCCCCGAGGTCACCGAGTAG
- the LOC109144905 gene encoding uncharacterized protein LOC109144905 isoform X2, which translates to MGARGRHVTVSGGGCARSTRGAMAGAGDDGSWVELRCGPGCPEPEPAPSPFSCHADVERMLLEAQLETESGDGALLVLGSPAWDDDGTSHGSEQPGESEVLPAHSQPPAGCPHPRQWDVPEEAKWRQRRLTASLGWACTRCPRYLSPNQCCGACREVQWGGRRDFSVQSCCCSSSPHSCSATC; encoded by the exons ATGGGGGCTCGCGGGCGTCACGTGACTGTCagcggcgggggctgcgcgcGGAGCACCCGCGGGGCCATGGCGGGAGCCGGCGACGACG GCTCCTGGGTGGAGCTGCGGTGTGGCCCAGGCTGCCCTGAGCCCGAGCCGGCACCCTCGCCGTTCTCCTGCCACGCCGACGTGGAGCGGATGCTGCTGGAGGCCCAGCTGGAGACAGAGAGCGGTGACGG GGCCCTGCTCGTGCTGGGCTCCCCAGCCTGGGATGACGACGGAACCAGCCATGGGAGCGAGCAGCCGGGGGAGAGTGAGGTgctgcctgcccacagccagcccCCAGCGGGCTGCCCCCACCCCCGGCAG TGGGATGTGCCAGAGGAAGCCAAGTGGAGGCAGCGACGCCTGACAGCGTCCCTGGGCTGGGCCTGTACCCGCTGCCCTCGGTACCTGTCTCCAAA CCAGTGCTGTGGAGCCTGCAGGGAGGTGCagtggggaggaagaagagacttttcagttcagagctgctgctgctcttcatcCCCTCACTCCTGCTCAGCCACCTGCTGA
- the AUP1 gene encoding lipid droplet-regulating VLDL assembly factor AUP1 — MEPPAAPGPERLFDSHRFPTDGFLLLALLLYAPVGLCLLVLRVFIGVHVFLVSCALPDSVVRRFIVRVMCSVLGLLVRQSDPRLRGAGARVFIANHVTPFDHNVVSLLTSCNTPALSGAPGFICWSRGFMELGVTGSRAELVDSLREYSAHEGNPPLLLFPEEAATNGRAGLLRFSSWPFSILDVVQPVALQVRRPLVAVSVADSSWIAELLWTFFVPFTVYQVRWMPSVPRQADERSEDFALRVQELLAVELGVVSTRITAADRTEHMKRLRHTSRLPFAPASSQRPAARPRVPPSLPGGAPEDVRVMAMAQQVKEVLPHVPLEVIRTDLVQTNCVDTTIANLLEGRVPFFPESKEAGDLPAPSTSQAAAASGIQGSVAAPSSKPATKQFAKSPVERHLSLQERKRALYDYARRRFAEKHGAARAGGSP; from the exons ATGGAGccgcccgcggccccgggcCCCGAGCGGCTCTTCGACTCGCACCG GTTCCCGACCGATGGGTTCCTGCTCCTGGCCTTGCTGCTCTACGCCCCCGTGGGGCTCTGCCTGCTTGTCCTGCGCGTCTTCATCGGCGTCCACGTGTTCCTGGTCAGCTGCGCCCTGCCTGACAGCGTCGTGCGCCG GTTCATTGTCCGTGTGATGTGCTCCGTGCTCGGGTTGCTGGTGCGTCAGAGCGACCCTCggctgcgcggggccggcgcCAGGGTCTTCATTGCCAACCACGTCACCCCCTTCGACCACAACGTTGTCAGCCTGCTCACCTCCTGCAACACG cctgcatTGAGCGGTGCCCCAGGGTTCATCTGCTGGTCCCGGGGATTCATGGAGCTGGGAGTGACAGGCAGCCGTGCGGAGCTGGTGGATTCGCTGAGGGAGTACTCGGCCCACGAAGGGAAtcccccactgctgctgttcccagaggAGGCGGCCACCaacggccgggccgggctgctCCGCTTCAG ctcctggcccttcTCCATCCTGGATGTGGTCCAGCCCGTTGCCCTGCAGGTCCGGAGGCCGTTGGTGGCCGTG AGCGTGGCTGACTCCTCCTGGATCGCGGAGCTGCTCTGGACTTTCTTCGTTCCCTTCACAGTTTATCAAGTAAG GTGGATGCCGTCTGTCCCCAGACAAGCGGACGAGCGGAGTGAGGACTTTGCGCTCCGAGTTCAGGAG CTCTTGGCCGTGGAGCTGGGTGTGGTATCCACACGGATCACCGCTGCCGACAGGACCGAGCACATGAAGAGGCTGAGGCACACGTCACGGCTGCCCTTTGCCCCAG CCTCGAGCCAGCGCCCAGCAGCCCGGCCCAGGGTGCCCCCCAGCCTGCCCGGGGGTGCTCCCGAGGACGTGCGGGTCATGGCCATGGCACAGCAGGTCAAGGAGGTGCTGCCTCATGTGCCCCTGGAGGTCATCAGGACAGACCTGG TCCAAACCAACTGTGTAGACACCACCATTGCCAACTTGCTGGAGGGGAGAGTTCCCTTCTTCCCTGAGAGTAAAGAGGCTGGAGACCTGCCTGCCCCGTCTacctcccaggctgcagctgcttctggcaTCCAGGGCTCTGTGGCTGCGCCTTCTTCCAAG CCAGCTACAAAGCAGTTTGCAAAGTCCCCCGTGGAGCGTCACCTGTCCTTGCAGGAGAGGAAACGAGCCTTGTACGACTATGCCAGGAG GCGGTTCGCCGAGAAGCACGGCGCAGCAAGGGCCGGCGGCAGCCCCTGA
- the HTRA2 gene encoding serine protease HTRA2, mitochondrial isoform X1 produces MAAAARKVRIRWVPVPPGVQRWCRALTGTTELPPPPPPPPPPPPSHPPPPSAGGRALAAAVGAGAAALVVLWARERRRPPLSAAVPAPPPAPPPTSPRAAFNFIADVVEKTAPALVYVEIVGRHPFLGREVPISNGSGFLVSPDGLIVTNAHVVANRRRVRVKLASGEMYDAVVQDVDQVADIATIKIKPKHPLPPLPLGRSAEVRQGEFVVAMGSPFALQNTITSGIVSSAQRGSRELGLAATDMEYIQTDAAIDFGNSGGPLVNLDGEVIGVNTMKVTSGISFAIPSDRLRKFLQKEEQRKSSWFGNAETKRRYIGVMMLTLTPSILAELKLRDPSFPDISYGVLIHKVIIGSPAHQAGLKAGDVVLEINGTASRRAEDVYEAVRTQQNLALLVRRGYDTLLVSVIPEVTE; encoded by the exons ATGGCGGCAGCGGCGCGGAAGGTGCGGATCCGGTGGGTCCCGGTGCCACCGGGTGTACAGCGCTGGTGCCGAGCGCTGACCGGTACCACTGAGCTGCCACcgccccctcctcctcctcctcctcctcctccttcgCATCCTCCGCCGCCCTCCGCCGGGGGCCGGGCTCTGGCGGCGGCGGTGGGagccggggcggcggcgctggTGGTGCTGTGGGCCCGGGAGCGCCGCCGGCCCCCGCTGAGCGCCGCcgtgcccgccccgccgcccgccccgccgcccaCCTCGCCCCGCGCCGCCTTCAACTTCATCGCCGACGTGGTGGAGAAAACGGCGCCTGCGCTGGTCTACGTGGAGATCGTGGGCAG GCACCCCTTCCTGGGCCGGGAGGTGCCCATCTCCAACGGTTCAGGCTTCCTGGTGTCCCCGGATGGGCTGATTGTCACCAACGCGCACGTGGTGGCGAACCGGCGGCGCGTGCGGGTGAAGCTGGCGAGCGGCGAGATGTACGACGCCGTGGTGCAGGACGTGGACCAGGTGGCGGACATCGCCACCATCAAGATCAAACCCAAG CACCCGCTGCCCCCGCTGCCGCTGGGCCGCTCGGCTGAGGTGCGGCAGGGCGAGTTCGTGGTGGCCATGGGCAGCCCCTTTGCTCTGCAGAACACCATCACCTCAGGCATCGTCAGCTCGGCGCAGCGCGGCAGCCGCGAGCTGGGCCTGGCCGCCACCGATATGGAGTACATCCAGACCGATGCCGCCATCGAC TTTGGGAACTCTGGGGGCCCCCTCGTCAACCTG gatGGCGAGGTGATTGGTGTGAACACCATGAAGGTGACGTCGGGCATCTCCTTTGCCATCCCCTCCGACCGGCTGCGGAAGTTCCTGCAGAAGGAGGAGCAGCGCAAGA GCTCTTGGTTTGGCAATGCAGAGACGAAGCGCCGATACATCGGGGTGATGATGCTGACCCTTACTCCCAG CAtcctggcagagctgaagcTGCGTGACCCCAGCTTTCCTGACATCTCCTATGGCGTGCTGATCCACAAGGTGATCATCGGCTCCCCGGCACACCA ggcagggctgaagGCTGGGGACGTGGTGCTGGAGATCAACGGGACGGCGTCGCGGCGCGCCGAGGACGTGTACGAGGCGGTGCGGACACAGCAGAACCTGGCCCTGCTGGTTCGGCGTGGCTACGACACCCTGCTCGTGAGCGTCATCCCCGAGGTCACCGAGTAG